From the genome of Sphingobacterium kitahiroshimense, one region includes:
- a CDS encoding RagB/SusD family nutrient uptake outer membrane protein — MKINKFSWMVIAALALTSFNGCKNYLDQVPDDVITVEDIFKSKTNTDKFLANIYSVIPNELVQRFTNSGNAGPWTAASDEAKYTWDFNYANNMISSVWSNTDGVVAGFWNSYYEGIRNASYFIQNIDNANPVEVTSVMKSTYKAEARALRALYYYYLVKTYGAVPLIGEEILDINAPLSDLKLARTPFDACIDYIVDELDEAYKELPYRPNNNEYGRITKGVVKAYKSEALLLKASPLYNGNTDFASLKNPDGTALFSATEDKQKWQIAATASKEFIDEFVPTYYDLYQETNADPFVAAYLSCRNVMTIDWNKEWIFARSNSGNNAQYDRTPKHVGFPSAAQGGGALGATQAMVDAYFMKNGLPINDSKSEYSEVGFVNYKAPYDVADRTTFKMYVNREPRFYVGITYSGSYWLNQANSSTPVISWFNYSGNSGRSQSTSDVTPTGYTVRKNVGTNGNNRGALLLRLANIYLNYAEALNESSPGNADILKYVNLIRKRAGVPGYGEGDIAIPAGQAAMREAIRKERQVELAFENVRYFDTRRWKIAENVSGGPVYGMNLNADGNDFFKRTVIETRIFKKRDYLFPIPNNEVLKNEKLIQNVGW; from the coding sequence ATGAAAATAAATAAATTTAGCTGGATGGTAATTGCAGCTTTAGCTTTGACATCTTTCAATGGTTGTAAAAATTATTTGGATCAAGTACCTGATGATGTGATTACCGTAGAGGATATTTTCAAATCCAAAACGAATACAGATAAGTTTCTAGCCAATATATACAGTGTTATTCCTAACGAACTGGTACAACGATTCACAAATTCGGGTAATGCAGGCCCGTGGACCGCAGCCTCCGATGAAGCCAAATATACCTGGGATTTTAATTATGCAAATAACATGATCTCAAGTGTATGGAGCAATACCGACGGTGTTGTTGCTGGATTTTGGAATAGCTACTATGAAGGTATTCGAAATGCATCATATTTTATTCAAAATATTGATAATGCAAACCCTGTTGAAGTGACATCAGTCATGAAATCAACTTACAAAGCAGAGGCACGAGCACTTCGGGCACTTTATTATTATTATTTAGTAAAAACATATGGTGCTGTACCGTTGATTGGTGAAGAGATACTCGATATCAATGCACCTCTTTCTGACCTTAAACTTGCAAGAACTCCGTTTGATGCCTGTATTGATTATATCGTTGACGAACTAGATGAAGCATATAAAGAATTACCATATCGTCCTAATAATAATGAATACGGAAGGATTACAAAGGGAGTCGTAAAGGCATATAAATCAGAAGCACTCTTATTAAAGGCAAGTCCTTTATACAATGGAAATACAGACTTTGCATCACTGAAAAATCCAGATGGAACAGCTTTATTTAGTGCGACAGAAGATAAGCAGAAGTGGCAGATTGCCGCAACGGCTTCCAAAGAGTTTATAGATGAATTTGTACCAACTTATTATGATCTCTATCAGGAAACAAATGCAGACCCTTTCGTTGCAGCATATTTATCATGCCGCAATGTAATGACAATAGATTGGAATAAGGAGTGGATATTTGCCCGATCTAATAGTGGAAATAATGCACAGTATGACCGTACACCAAAACATGTCGGTTTTCCATCAGCAGCACAAGGCGGAGGAGCTCTTGGAGCAACGCAGGCAATGGTAGATGCCTATTTTATGAAAAATGGATTACCGATTAACGATTCAAAATCTGAATATTCTGAAGTAGGATTTGTTAACTATAAAGCTCCTTATGATGTCGCAGATCGTACAACATTTAAAATGTATGTAAACCGTGAACCACGTTTTTATGTAGGAATAACTTATAGTGGTAGTTATTGGCTTAATCAAGCAAATAGCAGTACACCTGTCATATCATGGTTCAATTATAGTGGGAATTCAGGCCGATCACAAAGCACATCAGATGTAACGCCTACTGGTTATACAGTGAGAAAGAACGTTGGAACAAACGGGAATAATCGAGGAGCTTTATTGTTAAGACTAGCGAATATTTATTTGAACTATGCAGAAGCATTGAATGAATCTTCTCCAGGAAATGCAGATATTTTAAAATATGTCAATTTGATCCGAAAACGCGCTGGTGTACCAGGATATGGCGAAGGAGATATTGCTATTCCTGCAGGGCAGGCGGCAATGCGCGAGGCAATTAGAAAAGAGCGTCAAGTAGAACTTGCTTTTGAAAATGTCCGTTATTTTGATACTCGTCGTTGGAAAATTGCTGAAAATGTCAGTGGAGGACCAGTCTATGGAATGAATCTGAATGCCGATGGAAATGATTTCTTTAAGAGAACGGTAATCGAAACAAGAATTTTTAAAAAGCGGGATTATCTATTTCCAATTCCGAATAATGAAGTACTGAAAAATGAGAAACTAATTCAAAATGTAGGTTGGTAG
- a CDS encoding GH92 family glycosyl hydrolase produces MNFKKILGALVLLLSVQLSKAQSFSPVDYVNPLIGTQSKYELSNGNTYPAIAMPWGMNFWTPQTGSMGDGWVYTYTADKIKGFKQTHQPSPWNNDYGQFSIMPTIGEPVFDQEKRASWFSHKAEVVKPYYYSVYLADHDVTTELTPSERGAIFRFTFPKTEAAQVVIDAFDKGSYIKVIPEENKIIGYNTRNSGGVPDNFKNYFVIVFDRSFDFKAAVKSGDIKNNVLEMKDNHAGAIVGFKNLKRGEQVIARVASSFISFEQAELNLKEVKGKTFDEIVAVGKVKWNEVLGRVEVKDPDIDRLKTFYSCLYRSTLFPRDFSEIDAQGKRVHYSPYNGQVLPGEMFTDTGFWDTFRSLFPLLNLIYPEMNDRMQAGLVNAYKESGFLPEWASPGHRESMIGNNSASVVADAFATGRKGYDADLLWDAVVHGANNAHPKISATGRFGHEVYNTLGFIPIDKNINQNVARTLEYAYNDWSIYQFGKALGKPNSEISIYAKRAMNYKNIYDAETKLMRGKKSDGTFITPFDPSAWSKEYTEGNAWHWSFCVFHDPQGLIDLMGSKKAFNAMLDTVFVIPSYEGMKSRSMIHEMREMQIMNMGQYAHGNQPIQHMPYLYNYAAEPWKAQYWVRQIMDKLYLPTPDGYCGDEDNGQTSAWYVFSALGFYPVAPASGEYVLGSPQFQSVKLNLQNGKTLKIDATNQNKDNVYVNEVKVNGKMYTKNFFQYKELMKGGELQFDMADKPNKKRGIKDTDAPYSFSKMKL; encoded by the coding sequence ATGAATTTTAAAAAAATTTTAGGAGCATTAGTTTTATTGCTCTCTGTTCAGTTGAGCAAAGCACAGTCATTTAGTCCTGTCGATTATGTCAACCCATTGATCGGGACACAGTCTAAGTACGAATTGTCAAATGGGAATACCTATCCAGCTATTGCAATGCCATGGGGCATGAATTTCTGGACACCACAAACAGGGAGTATGGGTGATGGCTGGGTCTATACCTATACGGCCGATAAAATCAAAGGTTTTAAACAAACCCATCAGCCAAGTCCTTGGAATAATGATTATGGACAGTTTTCTATTATGCCAACAATTGGAGAACCAGTCTTTGACCAAGAAAAGCGTGCGAGCTGGTTTTCCCATAAAGCAGAAGTCGTAAAACCGTATTACTATAGTGTATATCTTGCAGATCATGATGTGACTACAGAATTAACACCATCGGAGCGAGGGGCAATATTTCGTTTTACCTTTCCAAAAACTGAAGCAGCTCAGGTGGTTATTGATGCTTTCGATAAAGGATCATACATTAAAGTAATTCCAGAAGAAAATAAGATAATCGGGTATAACACCCGGAATAGTGGTGGCGTGCCTGATAACTTTAAAAACTATTTTGTCATCGTTTTTGATCGTTCATTTGATTTTAAAGCAGCTGTAAAGAGTGGCGATATCAAAAATAATGTATTAGAAATGAAGGATAACCATGCAGGTGCTATCGTAGGATTTAAAAATTTGAAACGAGGTGAGCAGGTTATCGCTCGTGTTGCATCATCATTCATCAGTTTTGAACAAGCGGAGCTAAACCTTAAAGAAGTTAAAGGCAAAACGTTTGATGAGATAGTTGCGGTAGGAAAAGTGAAATGGAATGAAGTATTGGGACGTGTTGAGGTGAAAGATCCAGATATTGATCGTTTAAAAACTTTTTATTCCTGTTTGTATCGTTCGACTTTATTTCCGCGAGATTTCTCAGAAATAGATGCACAAGGAAAAAGGGTGCATTATAGTCCTTATAACGGACAGGTTCTACCCGGGGAAATGTTTACAGATACCGGATTTTGGGATACATTTAGAAGCTTATTTCCCTTATTGAATCTCATCTACCCTGAAATGAATGATCGTATGCAGGCTGGACTGGTAAATGCATATAAGGAAAGTGGATTTTTACCGGAATGGGCTTCCCCAGGGCATCGCGAGTCAATGATCGGTAATAATTCGGCCTCAGTGGTGGCAGATGCTTTTGCAACAGGAAGAAAAGGATATGATGCTGATCTATTATGGGACGCTGTCGTGCATGGGGCAAATAACGCTCATCCTAAAATTTCAGCAACGGGAAGGTTCGGTCATGAGGTGTATAATACATTAGGGTTTATACCAATTGATAAGAATATCAATCAAAATGTCGCCAGAACTTTGGAATATGCCTATAATGATTGGAGTATCTATCAATTTGGAAAAGCCTTAGGAAAACCAAATTCAGAAATTTCAATTTATGCAAAGCGTGCCATGAATTATAAAAATATTTATGATGCTGAGACAAAATTGATGCGTGGAAAAAAATCTGATGGTACTTTTATTACACCTTTTGATCCAAGTGCCTGGTCTAAAGAGTATACTGAAGGAAATGCGTGGCACTGGAGTTTTTGTGTCTTCCATGATCCGCAAGGTTTGATTGATTTAATGGGTAGTAAAAAGGCTTTCAATGCAATGCTTGATACCGTATTTGTGATACCTAGCTACGAGGGCATGAAGAGCAGAAGTATGATCCACGAAATGAGAGAAATGCAAATCATGAACATGGGCCAATATGCACATGGTAATCAGCCAATTCAGCACATGCCATATCTCTATAATTATGCTGCTGAGCCTTGGAAAGCACAATATTGGGTGCGACAAATCATGGATAAGCTTTATCTGCCAACTCCCGATGGTTATTGTGGTGATGAAGATAATGGACAAACATCTGCTTGGTATGTTTTCTCAGCTTTGGGTTTCTATCCCGTAGCTCCAGCTTCGGGCGAATATGTATTGGGATCACCACAATTTCAATCCGTCAAATTAAATCTACAGAATGGGAAAACACTGAAGATCGACGCGACTAATCAAAATAAAGATAACGTATACGTCAATGAAGTAAAGGTTAATGGGAAAATGTATACCAAGAATTTCTTTCAATATAAGGAGCTAATGAAAGGGGGGGAGTTGCAATTTGATATGGCTGATAAACCGAACAAAAAAAGAGGAATTAAAGATACTGATGCACCCTATTCATTCAGTAAAATGAAATTGTAG
- a CDS encoding DUF6377 domain-containing protein: MENQELYVKKREDHIAKLKQEASLVKKDEHDYLKKNYEIFKNYKKFQSDSALHYIRLCRQLTLKNSDSSSIAVSLDLAWIYSSIGRYIEAEHVLQQLNPTTLSSTLLPQYYETYSAFYSHYGQSNNHEKYYQASERYRDSLLMVLDPQSSQFKSATAIKILFQGQREEAKTLFKAMWKENKEDLEQRALIAYFIGLIYKQEKNIIAQRYYFAQSAIADIEIANRDNASLQDLALTYYELRDFDHAFKFIEKAIDDAMGCNVRYRIVEGTSFYPIINAAYQKKINTQNRQLQVMLIVISFLSLILIIGLVFIFRQVQRLRLTREELSMTNSNLRKLNEEVNDKNMQLFESNHIKEEYIAQFFDLCSNYIDKMEDIRKALLKKASTQQWDAIKDQLKSTQMVEREVQQLYINFDRIFLNLYPSFVADFNKLLAPDEQILPKKGEFLNTELRIFALIRLGISDSVKIASFLRYSLRTVYNYRTKVRNKAVGNRDDFEDQVRQIAVIDRS, encoded by the coding sequence ATGGAAAATCAAGAACTCTATGTGAAAAAAAGAGAAGATCATATTGCTAAACTTAAACAGGAAGCCTCTTTGGTAAAAAAAGATGAACATGACTATCTAAAGAAAAATTACGAAATATTTAAAAACTATAAAAAGTTTCAATCCGACTCAGCATTGCATTATATTAGACTATGTCGACAATTAACTTTAAAAAATTCAGATTCGTCATCAATAGCTGTAAGTCTAGATCTGGCTTGGATATATTCTTCAATAGGTAGGTACATTGAGGCAGAACATGTATTGCAACAGTTAAATCCCACGACACTATCAAGTACATTATTACCGCAATATTATGAAACTTATAGCGCTTTTTACAGTCATTATGGCCAAAGCAATAATCATGAAAAATACTACCAGGCAAGTGAGCGTTACCGAGACTCCTTGTTAATGGTTCTTGATCCACAGTCTTCTCAGTTTAAAAGTGCAACAGCGATTAAAATCCTATTTCAAGGACAGCGAGAAGAGGCTAAGACCTTATTTAAAGCCATGTGGAAGGAAAACAAAGAAGATTTAGAACAAAGAGCACTTATTGCCTATTTCATAGGACTAATCTATAAGCAGGAAAAAAATATAATCGCACAGCGTTATTATTTTGCGCAGTCAGCAATTGCTGATATTGAAATTGCTAATCGTGACAATGCCTCTTTGCAAGATCTGGCATTGACTTATTATGAGCTCCGCGACTTTGATCATGCATTTAAATTTATCGAAAAAGCGATCGATGACGCAATGGGTTGTAATGTTCGTTATCGTATAGTAGAAGGCACATCTTTTTATCCGATTATTAACGCCGCTTATCAGAAGAAAATCAATACCCAGAATAGACAGTTACAAGTGATGTTAATTGTCATTAGCTTTTTATCATTGATCTTGATTATCGGTTTGGTATTTATCTTTAGGCAGGTACAACGACTAAGGTTAACACGTGAAGAACTTTCGATGACCAATAGCAATTTACGTAAACTGAATGAAGAGGTCAATGATAAAAACATGCAGCTCTTTGAATCAAATCACATCAAAGAAGAATATATCGCCCAATTTTTTGATCTCTGTTCCAATTATATTGATAAGATGGAAGACATACGGAAAGCACTTCTTAAAAAAGCCAGTACCCAGCAATGGGATGCGATCAAAGATCAACTGAAATCCACACAGATGGTCGAACGGGAAGTGCAGCAGTTATATATTAATTTTGACCGCATTTTCTTAAATCTATATCCTTCATTTGTTGCAGATTTCAATAAACTGCTTGCTCCAGATGAGCAAATCCTACCCAAGAAAGGTGAGTTTCTAAATACTGAGCTCCGTATTTTTGCCTTGATTCGTCTGGGCATTTCAGACAGTGTTAAGATCGCGAGTTTCTTACGCTACTCCCTTCGCACAGTCTATAACTATCGGACCAAAGTCCGCAATAAAGCCGTTGGAAATCGAGATGATTTTGAAGATCAAGTCCGACAAATTGCAGTAATTGATCGCTCTTAA
- a CDS encoding SusC/RagA family TonB-linked outer membrane protein: MWVIYFFAIVGTSVAQDKIQISGRVLDVQDQKPLGGVTIVQKGTVNGVSSQEDGRFQISVPSGTTLLFTYVGYDRKEVVVNSNNLTVQLSSSANVLEDVVVIGYGSVKRKDVTTAISSVSTKDLEKRPIVNVGQAIQGKAAGVAVIQPNGAPGGQMNIRVRGTTSFNGSNDPLYVVDGVPVDNIKFLSPNDVTDIQILKDASSAAIYGSRAANGVVLITTKTGKVGEGKITFGAQLTSNIVNNTVNVLSTAQYRDLQNEIGMVNLPAGLTDQTDWFKETYKTGVQQNYQLTISDGTEKLRYYLSGGFTDDKGTLKGSFFKRYNFKANIDNQVRKWLKVNANITYSDYNDNGITSGLGSNRGGVVTAVITTPTYAPIWDPTDPDRYYNNFYGINNITSPIENLARTKYNNNRENRILASGSALITFNPDLNFKSSFTLDRRNGLLTTFLDPLTTTWGRNQYGEASDIRNMNTVLTWDNVLTYNKRFGKHNIEAMGGSSWTDSKYTNSYINGSNYANGLIQTLNAANKISWNGTGSGASNWGIMSYFARAMYNYDGKYLLTANMRADGSSKLNPNDRWGYFPSLSAAWRLSSENFLKDVEWINDLKVRGGWGQTGNQSGLGDYSYLAFNGIERIEWFKVGQEHAVPNITQSNTLRATDLTWETTTQSNIGLDVAAFQNRITLTLDYYHKKTTNMLMEVSLPAGSAAANVIKRNEGEMTNKGVEIAVGSKNLIGAFTWGTDFNISFNKNRLDKLVLSQLYNDAMTNDNVHDYAVRNQPGRALGGFFGYISDGVNPETGQLMYRDLNGDQKISSSDRTYIGDPNPKFTYGMTNSFSWKNFDLSIFIQGTYGNDIFNASRMETEGMYDGRNQSTVVLDRWRVPGQITDVPKAGFDMKNSTYFVEDGSYLRLKNISFGYSIAPERLKRIGIQKIQPYLSASNLLTWTKYSGMDPEVNQYGNSGRVQGIDWGTYPQSRSFVVGVNVEF, translated from the coding sequence ATGTGGGTAATTTATTTCTTTGCGATAGTCGGTACATCCGTCGCTCAGGATAAAATACAGATCAGTGGACGTGTACTTGATGTCCAAGATCAGAAGCCACTAGGAGGTGTTACAATTGTTCAAAAAGGAACAGTCAATGGCGTATCTTCTCAAGAAGATGGACGCTTTCAAATCTCGGTTCCATCCGGAACAACTTTGTTATTTACCTACGTTGGTTATGATAGAAAGGAAGTGGTGGTCAATTCCAACAACCTGACAGTACAATTAAGCTCTTCTGCCAATGTACTGGAAGATGTGGTTGTGATTGGGTACGGTAGCGTAAAACGAAAAGATGTAACCACAGCAATCTCATCGGTATCAACAAAAGATCTTGAAAAAAGACCAATTGTAAATGTCGGTCAAGCAATTCAAGGAAAAGCTGCAGGAGTTGCGGTAATACAGCCGAATGGCGCACCAGGAGGTCAGATGAACATTCGTGTGCGAGGAACAACTTCTTTCAATGGGAGTAATGATCCGCTTTATGTTGTCGACGGTGTACCGGTAGATAATATCAAATTTCTGTCGCCCAATGATGTGACCGATATTCAGATTCTGAAAGATGCATCTTCTGCGGCTATTTATGGTTCAAGAGCCGCTAATGGTGTAGTTTTAATAACGACTAAAACCGGGAAAGTTGGCGAAGGAAAAATTACATTTGGTGCGCAACTTACATCCAATATTGTGAATAACACCGTCAATGTGCTAAGCACCGCGCAATATCGAGATCTTCAGAATGAAATTGGAATGGTTAATTTACCTGCTGGATTGACAGATCAAACAGATTGGTTTAAGGAAACCTATAAAACAGGGGTTCAACAGAACTATCAACTGACAATTTCAGACGGTACAGAAAAATTAAGATATTATCTTTCTGGAGGATTTACAGATGATAAAGGAACATTAAAAGGTTCGTTTTTCAAACGATATAATTTTAAAGCAAATATCGATAATCAAGTCCGTAAATGGTTAAAAGTTAATGCAAATATCACCTATTCTGACTATAATGATAATGGTATTACTTCAGGCTTAGGTTCCAATAGAGGCGGAGTCGTTACAGCTGTGATTACAACACCAACATATGCTCCAATATGGGATCCAACAGATCCAGATCGCTATTATAACAATTTCTATGGAATCAATAATATTACCAGTCCGATTGAGAACCTAGCGAGAACAAAATATAACAACAATCGCGAAAATAGAATATTAGCATCAGGAAGTGCCTTAATCACCTTTAATCCTGATCTGAATTTTAAATCTTCATTCACTTTAGATAGAAGAAACGGTTTATTGACAACTTTTCTAGATCCGTTAACAACAACATGGGGTAGAAATCAATACGGTGAAGCATCAGATATCCGTAATATGAATACGGTGTTGACATGGGATAATGTTTTGACCTATAATAAAAGATTTGGAAAGCATAATATAGAAGCAATGGGCGGTTCGTCTTGGACCGATTCAAAGTATACCAATAGCTATATCAATGGATCAAATTACGCAAATGGTCTTATCCAGACTTTGAATGCAGCAAACAAAATTTCTTGGAATGGTACAGGTTCTGGAGCATCGAATTGGGGGATAATGTCTTATTTCGCAAGAGCAATGTATAACTATGACGGTAAATACCTGTTAACTGCCAATATGCGTGCTGATGGATCTTCCAAATTAAATCCAAACGATCGTTGGGGTTATTTTCCTTCTTTATCAGCAGCATGGAGACTTTCATCAGAAAATTTCTTAAAAGATGTGGAATGGATCAATGACTTAAAGGTTAGAGGAGGCTGGGGACAAACGGGAAACCAGTCAGGTCTTGGTGATTATTCTTATCTCGCATTCAACGGAATAGAGCGGATAGAATGGTTTAAGGTCGGACAAGAACATGCAGTACCTAATATTACCCAATCGAATACATTAAGAGCAACGGATTTAACTTGGGAAACGACTACACAATCCAACATAGGCTTGGATGTTGCGGCCTTTCAGAATAGGATAACATTGACCTTAGATTATTATCATAAGAAAACAACAAATATGTTGATGGAAGTTTCCCTTCCAGCAGGTTCGGCAGCAGCAAACGTGATCAAGCGTAATGAAGGCGAAATGACCAATAAAGGAGTAGAAATTGCTGTAGGTTCGAAAAATTTAATTGGAGCTTTTACCTGGGGTACAGATTTTAATATCTCATTTAATAAAAATCGTCTGGATAAACTCGTGTTAAGTCAGCTTTATAACGATGCAATGACCAACGACAATGTGCATGATTATGCAGTTCGAAACCAACCCGGACGTGCTTTGGGAGGTTTCTTCGGTTATATCAGCGATGGAGTTAATCCAGAGACCGGTCAATTGATGTATCGTGATTTGAATGGTGATCAAAAAATATCATCTTCAGATAGAACATATATTGGCGATCCAAATCCCAAATTTACTTACGGTATGACCAATAGTTTTTCTTGGAAAAACTTTGATCTAAGCATATTTATTCAAGGGACATATGGCAATGATATCTTTAATGCAAGCCGTATGGAAACAGAGGGGATGTATGATGGTCGTAATCAATCCACAGTGGTATTAGACCGTTGGCGTGTACCAGGACAGATTACAGATGTACCTAAAGCGGGATTTGATATGAAAAATTCAACATATTTTGTGGAAGATGGAAGTTATTTGAGATTGAAAAATATTTCATTTGGTTATTCCATTGCTCCAGAGCGATTGAAAAGAATTGGTATTCAAAAAATACAACCTTATTTATCTGCTAGTAATTTGTTGACTTGGACCAAATATTCTGGTATGGATCCTGAAGTAAACCAATACGGAAACTCAGGACGTGTACAGGGAATAGATTGGGGAACTTATCCGCAAAGTAGATCATTTGTAGTTGGAGTAAATGTCGAATTTTAA
- a CDS encoding RagB/SusD family nutrient uptake outer membrane protein: MKTIAIKIFFNLVIISILATSCSLNRDPLDGYSDDSQGKTESGTQIVFKNKSEVDNFLTGIYQQMRDRQEHWYVDLLLISESHADNAYAGTTGAEVLPFENNSIEGSNSVVDRDWGRYLEDIARANRLIINIDSVADKSVNDTDIKSYKAQAKIFRALAMFDMVRIFGSIPVITTQAADITAENIEEVYPQYFPFQSTEEEAYRQIEKDLVEALADAPNGSGTDKTRFTKSVAKAMLAKIYAEKPIRDYAKVIQYVDALTADGFELNTNYADIYAMNAGNTDLVQRNTRESILEAQFMPGAGNWATWMFGRDLSNYENSFTWAKWITPSRDLIQTYQNEGDKIRMDQSIVYYVAKWSNYYPASHYPFMFKLRSSMSSMVKLRYADLLLLKAEALIMQSSPNLSAAADIIDRVRERVKLPKLDNSIRAGKDRMLDALLKERRLELAFEGQRWFDLVRLDRVEAVMNAVYAKDSGRKSQVYPFNQYSYRLPIPQAKIDQNPNLVQNLGY; this comes from the coding sequence ATGAAAACAATAGCTATAAAAATATTTTTCAACTTGGTTATCATATCTATTTTAGCCACTTCTTGTTCTTTGAACAGGGACCCATTGGACGGTTATTCGGATGATAGTCAGGGAAAAACCGAATCAGGAACTCAGATTGTTTTTAAGAACAAGAGTGAAGTGGACAATTTTTTAACGGGTATTTATCAACAGATGCGTGACAGACAAGAACATTGGTATGTTGACTTATTACTCATCTCCGAATCGCATGCCGACAATGCATATGCAGGTACAACAGGAGCAGAAGTATTACCCTTTGAGAACAATTCCATTGAAGGGTCCAACTCTGTTGTCGATCGGGATTGGGGTCGTTATTTAGAAGATATAGCACGTGCTAACCGTTTAATTATTAATATCGATAGCGTAGCAGATAAATCTGTAAATGATACGGATATTAAATCATATAAAGCACAAGCCAAGATCTTCCGAGCATTAGCAATGTTTGATATGGTAAGAATTTTCGGATCCATTCCCGTTATCACGACGCAAGCTGCAGATATTACAGCTGAAAATATTGAAGAAGTGTATCCGCAGTATTTCCCATTTCAAAGCACAGAAGAAGAAGCATATCGTCAGATTGAAAAAGATTTAGTGGAAGCATTAGCTGATGCACCTAATGGATCTGGGACTGATAAAACAAGGTTTACAAAATCTGTTGCCAAAGCTATGTTAGCTAAAATTTATGCTGAAAAACCGATTCGAGACTATGCGAAAGTAATCCAATATGTAGATGCACTTACAGCTGATGGTTTCGAATTGAATACCAATTATGCCGATATCTATGCAATGAATGCAGGGAATACGGATTTAGTACAGCGTAATACACGTGAATCAATTTTAGAAGCACAATTTATGCCGGGGGCTGGTAACTGGGCAACTTGGATGTTTGGTCGTGATCTTTCTAATTATGAAAATAGCTTTACATGGGCTAAGTGGATCACACCATCTCGAGATTTGATTCAGACCTATCAAAATGAAGGTGATAAAATAAGGATGGATCAGTCAATTGTGTATTATGTAGCCAAATGGAGTAATTACTATCCGGCATCCCATTACCCCTTTATGTTCAAATTGAGATCGTCTATGAGTAGTATGGTTAAACTAAGATACGCCGATTTATTATTACTAAAAGCCGAAGCTCTAATTATGCAGTCTAGCCCTAATTTGAGTGCTGCTGCAGACATCATTGATCGTGTTCGTGAAAGAGTAAAACTTCCGAAATTAGATAATTCCATACGTGCAGGTAAAGATCGTATGTTGGATGCATTATTGAAAGAGCGACGTTTAGAATTAGCTTTTGAAGGACAGCGTTGGTTTGATTTAGTAAGATTAGATCGAGTCGAGGCTGTAATGAATGCGGTATATGCGAAAGATTCAGGACGCAAATCTCAGGTCTATCCATTTAATCAGTATTCATACCGCCTGCCGATTCCACAAGCAAAGATCGATCAGAATCCAAATTTAGTGCAAAATCTAGGGTACTAA